A stretch of Equus caballus isolate H_3958 breed thoroughbred chromosome 11, TB-T2T, whole genome shotgun sequence DNA encodes these proteins:
- the TMEM94 gene encoding transmembrane protein 94 isoform X3, giving the protein MLFKQAELWMPHQGKCNKGEPPLALGLSTRKALSILKEQLEAVLEGHLKERKKCLTWKELWRSSFLHHSNRCSCFHWPGASLMLLAVLLLLGCYGSQPAGSHRVELVNASALFLLLLLNLVLIGRQDRLKRREVERRLRGIIDQIQDALRDGKEIKWPDAMYPDLHMPFAPSWSLHWAYRDGHLVNLPVSLLVEGDIIALRPGQESFASLRGIKDDEHIVLEPGDLFPPFSPPPSPRGEVKKGPQNPQQHRLFRVLETPVIDNIRWCLDMALSRPVTALDNERFSVQSVMLHYAVPVVLASFLITNALRFMLDAPGVTSWQYTLLQLQVNGVLPILPLLFPVLWVLATACGEARVLAQMSKASPSSLLAKFSEDTLSSYTEAVSSQEMLRCIWGHFLRVIQGTSPTLSHSSSLLHSLGSVTVLCCVDKQGILSWPNPSPETVLFFSGKVEPPHSSHEDLTDDLSTRSFCHPEPHERDALLAGSLNTTLHLSNEQERGDWPGDGPKPPESYSHHKAHGRSKHLSGSNVSFSRDTEGGEEEPSKTQPGLEGEPYEAEDFVCDYHLEMLSLSQDQQNPSCIQFDDSNWQLHLTSLKPLGLNVLLNLCNASVTERLCRFSDHLCNIALQESHSAVLPVHVPWGLCELARLIGFTPGAKELFKQENHLALYRLPSAEMVKETSLGRLSCVTKRRPPLSHMISLFIKDTTTSTEQMLSHGTADVVLEACTDFWDGADIYPLSGSDRKKVLDFYQRACLSGYCSAFAYKPMSCALSSQLNGKCIELVQAPGQSSIFTMCELPSTVPIKLSTRRNSWSSDEGIGEVLEKEDCMQALSGQIFMGMVSSQYQARLDIVRLIDGLVNACIRFVYFSLEDELKSKVFAEKMGLETGWNCHISLTPNGDMPGSEIPPSSPSHAGSLHDDLNQVSRDDAEGLLLMEEEGHSDLISFQPTDSDLPSFLEDCNRAKLPRGIHQVRPHLQNIDNVPLLVPLFTDCTPETMCEMIKIMQEYGEVTCCLGSSANLRNSCLFLQSDISIALDPLYPSRCSWETFGYATSTSMAQASDGLSPLHLSGQLNSLPCSLTFRQEETISIIRLIEQARHATYGIRKCFLFLLQCQLTLVVIQFLSCLVQLPPLLSTTDILWLSCFCYPLLSISLLGKPPHSSIMSMATGKNLQSIPKKTQHYFLLCFLLKFSLTISSCLICFGFTLQSFCDSSRARNLTNCSSIMLPSRADTAPAWFDDFANGLLTAQKLAAALTVLHTVFISITHVHRTKPLWRKSPLTNLWWAVTVPVVLLGQVVQTAVDLQLWTHRDSRIHFGLEDVPLLTWLLGCLSLVLVVVTNEIVKLHEIRVRVRYQKRQKLQFETKLGMNSPF; this is encoded by the exons gGCGAGCCACCCTTGGCCCTGGGCCTGTCCACCCGGAAGGCCCTCAGCATCCTGAAGGAGCAGCTGGAGGCGGTGCTGGAAGGACACTTGAAAGAGCGGAAGAAATGTCTCACGTGGAAG GAGCTGTGGAGGAGCAGCTTCCTGCACCACAGTAACCGCTGCTCCTGTTTCCACTGGCCGGGCGCCTCGCTCATGCTGCTggctgtgctgctgctgctgggctgcTATGGGAGCCAGCCAGCTGGCAG CCACAGGGTGGAGCTGGTGAATGCCTCAGCGCTGTTCCTCTTGCTGCTTCTCAACCTTGTTCTCATTGGGCGGCAAGATCGGCTGAAGCGTCGGGAAGTAGAGCGGAGGCTCCGAGGGATCATTGACCAAATCCAAG ATGCCCTCAGGGATGGCAAGGAGATCAAGTGGCCAGATGCCATGTACCCCGACCTCCACATGCCCTTTGCACCATCCTGGTCCCTGCACTGGGCCTACAGAGATGGACATCTGGTCAACCTGCCAGTTAGCCTGTTGGTAGAAGGAGACATCATAGCTCTGAGGCCCGGCCAGGAATCATTCGCCTCTCTGAGGGGGATCAAG GATGATGAGCACATCGTCTTGGAGCCGGGAGACCTGTTTCCCCCTTTCTCTCCACCCCCCTCTCCCCGAGGAGAAGTGAAGAAAGGGCCACAGAACCCCCAGCAGCACCGGCTCTTCCGCGTCCTTGAGACCCCTGTGATTGACAACATCAG ATGGTGCCTGGACATGGCCCTGTCCCGCCCAGTCACTGCTCTGGACAATGAGAGGTTCTCCGTGCAGTCAGTGATGCTGCACTATGCCGTGCCTGTGGTCCTG GCCAGCTTCCTCATCACCAATGCCCTGCGCTTCATGTTGGACGCCCCTGGTGTCACGTCCTGGCAGTACACCCTCCTCCAGCTACAG GTGAATGGCGTCCTGCCCATCCTCCCCCTGCTCTTTCCAGTCCTCTGGGTTCTGGCAACCGCCTGTGGAGAAGCCCGTGTCCTGGCCCAGATGAGCAAGGCCTCCCCCAGTTCCCTG CTGGCCAAGTTCTCAGAGGATACTCTCAGCAGCTATACAGAAGCTGTCTCCTCTCAG GAAATGCTACGCTGCATTTGGGGCCACTTCCTGAGGGTGATCCAGGGGACGTCGCCCACGCTGAGCCACAGCTCCAGCCTGCTGCACAGCTTGGGCTCTGTCACG GTCCTGTGCTGTGTGGACAAACAGGGGATCCTGTCTTGGCCAAACCCCAGCCCAGAGACAGTGCTGTTCTTCAGCGGGAAGGTGGAGCCCCCACACAGCAGCCATGAGGACCTAACGGATGACCTCTCCACCCGCTCCTTCTGCCACCCCGAG CCCCATGAACGAGATGCCCTCCTGGCTGGCTCCCTGAACACTACCCTGCACCTTTCCAATGAGCAGGAGCGTGGCGACTGGCCTGGCGATGGTCCCAAGCCCCCTGAATCCTATTCCCACCACAAAGCACACGGCCGCAGCAAGCACCTGTCCGGCTCCAATGTGAGCTTCAGCAGGGACACAGAGGGTGGTGAAGAAGAGCCCAGCaag ACCCAGCCTGGGCTGGAGGGCGAGCCCTACGAAGCAGAGGACTTTGTGTGCGACTACCACTTGGAGATGCTTAGCCTGTCTCAGGACCAGCAGAACCCCTCCTGCATTCAGTTCGATGACTCCAACTGGCAGCTCCACCTTACCTCCCTCAAGCCCCTAGGCCTCAACGTGCTGCTGAACTTGTGCAACGCCAGTGTCACGGAGCGGCTGTGCCGGTTCTCGGACCACCTGTGCAACATTGCCCTGCAGGAGAGCCACAGCGCCGTGCTGCCCGTGCACGTGCCCTGGGGCCTCTGCGAGCTCGCCCGCCTCATTG GCTTCACTCCTGGGGCCAAGGAGCTCTTCAAGCAGGAGAACCACTTGGCACTCTACCGCCTCCCCAGTGCTGAGATGGTGAAGGAGACCTCACTGGGGAGGCTCTCCTGTGTCACCAAGCGGCGCCCCCCCCTCAGCCACATGATCAGCCTCTTCATCAAGGACACCACCACCA GCACAGAACAGATGCTGTCCCACGGCACAGCTGACGTGGTCTTGGAGGCCTGCACAGACTTCTGGGATGGAGCTGACATCTACCCTCTTTCGGGTTCTGACAG GAAGAAAGTGCTGGATTTCTACCAGCGAGCCTGCCTGTCTGGTTACTGCTCTGCCTTCGCCTACAAGCCCATGAGCTGCGCCCTCTCCTCTCAGCTCAATGGCAAGTGCATCGAGCTGGTGCAGGCGCCTGGCCAGAGCAGCATCTTCACCATGTGCGAGCTTCCCAGCACCGTCCCCATCAAGCTGAGCACCCGCCGCAACAGCTGGAGCTCTGATG AAGGGATCGGGGAGGTGCTGGAGAAGGAAGACTGCATGCAGGCCCTGAGCGGCCAGATCTTCATGGGCATGGTGTCCTCCCAGTACCAGGCCCGGCTGGACATCGTGCGCCTCATTGACGGGCTGGTCAATGCCTGCATCCGCTTCGTCTACTTCTCTTTGGAGGATGAGCTCAAAAGCAAG GTGTTTGCAGAAAAGATGGGCCTGGAGACGGGCTGGAACTGCCACATCTCCCTCACACCGAATGGTGACATGCCTGGCTCTGAGATCCCCCCATCCAGCCCCAGCCATGCTGGCTCCCTGCATGATGACCTGAATCAGG TTTCCCGAGATGATGCAGAAGGGCTCCTCCTGATGGAAGAGGAAGGTCACTCAGACCTCATTAGCTTCCAGCCTACGGACAGCGACCTCCCCAGCTTCCTGGAGGACTGCAACCGG GCCAAGCTGCCCCGGGGCATCCACCAGGTGCGGCCCCACCTGCAGAACATTGACAATGTGCCCTTGCTTGTGCCTCTCTTCACAGACTGTACCCCCGAGA CCATGTGCGAGATGATCAAGATCATGCAGGAGTACGGGGAGGTGACCTGCTGCCTGGGTAGCTCTGCCAACCTGCGGAACAGCTGCCTTTTCCTCCAGAGTGACATCAG CATTGCCCTGGACCCCCTGTATCCGTCCCGCTGCTCCTGGGAGACCTTTGGCTACGCCACAAGCACCAGCATGGCCCAGGCCTCGGACGGCCTTTCTCCCCTGCACCTCTCGGGACAGCTCAAcagcctgccctgctctctgaCCTTTCGCCAAGAGGAGACCATCAGCATCATCCGGCTCATCGAGCAG GCTCGGCACGCCACCTACGGCATTCGCAAGTGCTTCCTCTTCCTGCTGCAATGCCAGTTGACTCTTGTGGTCATCCAG TTCCTCTCTTGCCTAGTCCAGCTGCCACCACTCCTGAGTACCACTGACATCCTGTGGCTGTCCTGCTTTTGCTACCCTCTGCTCAG CATCTCTCTGCTGGGGAAGCCCCCGCATAGCTCCATCATGTCTATGGCAACAGGGAAAAATCTTCAGTCCATTCCTAAGAAG ACCCAGCATTACTTCCTGCTCTGCTTCTTGCTCAAGTTCAGCCTCACCATCAGCTCGTGCCTTATCTGCTTTGGCTTCACACTGCAGAGCTTCTGTGACAGCTCCCGGGCCCGCAACCTTACCAACTGCTCCTCCATCATGCTGCCCAG CCGTGCCGACACAGCTCCAGCCTGGTTTGATGACTTTGCCAATGGGCTGCTGACAGCTCAGAAACTCGCCGCTGCCCTGACTGTCCTGCACACCG TCTTCATTTCTATCACCCATGTGCATCGCACCAAGCCCCTGTGGAGAAAGAGCCCCTTGACGAATCTCTGGTGGGCTGTGACAGTGCCCGTGGT GCTGCTGGGGCAGGTGGTCCAGACGGCGGTGGACCTGCAGCTATGGACGCACAGGGATAGCCGCATCCACTTTGGCCTGGAGGATGTGCCTCTGCTGACTTGGCTCTTAGGCTGCCTCTCCCTGGTCCTTGTGGTGGTCACCAATGAGATCGTAAAACTGCATGAAATTCG AGTCCGGGTCCGCTACCAGAAGCGACAGAAGCTGCAGTTTGAAACCAAGCTGGGCATGAATTCTCCTTTCTGA
- the TMEM94 gene encoding transmembrane protein 94 isoform X4, with protein sequence MDLKEKHAGEPPLALGLSTRKALSILKEQLEAVLEGHLKERKKCLTWKELWRSSFLHHSNRCSCFHWPGASLMLLAVLLLLGCYGSQPAGSHRVELVNASALFLLLLLNLVLIGRQDRLKRREVERRLRGIIDQIQDALRDGKEIKWPDAMYPDLHMPFAPSWSLHWAYRDGHLVNLPVSLLVEGDIIALRPGQESFASLRGIKDDEHIVLEPGDLFPPFSPPPSPRGEVKKGPQNPQQHRLFRVLETPVIDNIRWCLDMALSRPVTALDNERFSVQSVMLHYAVPVVLASFLITNALRFMLDAPGVTSWQYTLLQLQVNGVLPILPLLFPVLWVLATACGEARVLAQMSKASPSSLLAKFSEDTLSSYTEAVSSQEMLRCIWGHFLRVIQGTSPTLSHSSSLLHSLGSVTVLCCVDKQGILSWPNPSPETVLFFSGKVEPPHSSHEDLTDDLSTRSFCHPEPHERDALLAGSLNTTLHLSNEQERGDWPGDGPKPPESYSHHKAHGRSKHLSGSNVSFSRDTEGGEEEPSKTQPGLEGEPYEAEDFVCDYHLEMLSLSQDQQNPSCIQFDDSNWQLHLTSLKPLGLNVLLNLCNASVTERLCRFSDHLCNIALQESHSAVLPVHVPWGLCELARLIGFTPGAKELFKQENHLALYRLPSAEMVKETSLGRLSCVTKRRPPLSHMISLFIKDTTTSTEQMLSHGTADVVLEACTDFWDGADIYPLSGSDRKKVLDFYQRACLSGYCSAFAYKPMSCALSSQLNGKCIELVQAPGQSSIFTMCELPSTVPIKLSTRRNSWSSDEGIGEVLEKEDCMQALSGQIFMGMVSSQYQARLDIVRLIDGLVNACIRFVYFSLEDELKSKVFAEKMGLETGWNCHISLTPNGDMPGSEIPPSSPSHAGSLHDDLNQVSRDDAEGLLLMEEEGHSDLISFQPTDSDLPSFLEDCNRAKLPRGIHQVRPHLQNIDNVPLLVPLFTDCTPETMCEMIKIMQEYGEVTCCLGSSANLRNSCLFLQSDISIALDPLYPSRCSWETFGYATSTSMAQASDGLSPLHLSGQLNSLPCSLTFRQEETISIIRLIEQARHATYGIRKCFLFLLQCQLTLVVIQFLSCLVQLPPLLSTTDILWLSCFCYPLLSISLLGKPPHSSIMSMATGKNLQSIPKKTQHYFLLCFLLKFSLTISSCLICFGFTLQSFCDSSRARNLTNCSSIMLPSRADTAPAWFDDFANGLLTAQKLAAALTVLHTVFISITHVHRTKPLWRKSPLTNLWWAVTVPVVLLGQVVQTAVDLQLWTHRDSRIHFGLEDVPLLTWLLGCLSLVLVVVTNEIVKLHEIRVRVRYQKRQKLQFETKLGMNSPF encoded by the exons gGCGAGCCACCCTTGGCCCTGGGCCTGTCCACCCGGAAGGCCCTCAGCATCCTGAAGGAGCAGCTGGAGGCGGTGCTGGAAGGACACTTGAAAGAGCGGAAGAAATGTCTCACGTGGAAG GAGCTGTGGAGGAGCAGCTTCCTGCACCACAGTAACCGCTGCTCCTGTTTCCACTGGCCGGGCGCCTCGCTCATGCTGCTggctgtgctgctgctgctgggctgcTATGGGAGCCAGCCAGCTGGCAG CCACAGGGTGGAGCTGGTGAATGCCTCAGCGCTGTTCCTCTTGCTGCTTCTCAACCTTGTTCTCATTGGGCGGCAAGATCGGCTGAAGCGTCGGGAAGTAGAGCGGAGGCTCCGAGGGATCATTGACCAAATCCAAG ATGCCCTCAGGGATGGCAAGGAGATCAAGTGGCCAGATGCCATGTACCCCGACCTCCACATGCCCTTTGCACCATCCTGGTCCCTGCACTGGGCCTACAGAGATGGACATCTGGTCAACCTGCCAGTTAGCCTGTTGGTAGAAGGAGACATCATAGCTCTGAGGCCCGGCCAGGAATCATTCGCCTCTCTGAGGGGGATCAAG GATGATGAGCACATCGTCTTGGAGCCGGGAGACCTGTTTCCCCCTTTCTCTCCACCCCCCTCTCCCCGAGGAGAAGTGAAGAAAGGGCCACAGAACCCCCAGCAGCACCGGCTCTTCCGCGTCCTTGAGACCCCTGTGATTGACAACATCAG ATGGTGCCTGGACATGGCCCTGTCCCGCCCAGTCACTGCTCTGGACAATGAGAGGTTCTCCGTGCAGTCAGTGATGCTGCACTATGCCGTGCCTGTGGTCCTG GCCAGCTTCCTCATCACCAATGCCCTGCGCTTCATGTTGGACGCCCCTGGTGTCACGTCCTGGCAGTACACCCTCCTCCAGCTACAG GTGAATGGCGTCCTGCCCATCCTCCCCCTGCTCTTTCCAGTCCTCTGGGTTCTGGCAACCGCCTGTGGAGAAGCCCGTGTCCTGGCCCAGATGAGCAAGGCCTCCCCCAGTTCCCTG CTGGCCAAGTTCTCAGAGGATACTCTCAGCAGCTATACAGAAGCTGTCTCCTCTCAG GAAATGCTACGCTGCATTTGGGGCCACTTCCTGAGGGTGATCCAGGGGACGTCGCCCACGCTGAGCCACAGCTCCAGCCTGCTGCACAGCTTGGGCTCTGTCACG GTCCTGTGCTGTGTGGACAAACAGGGGATCCTGTCTTGGCCAAACCCCAGCCCAGAGACAGTGCTGTTCTTCAGCGGGAAGGTGGAGCCCCCACACAGCAGCCATGAGGACCTAACGGATGACCTCTCCACCCGCTCCTTCTGCCACCCCGAG CCCCATGAACGAGATGCCCTCCTGGCTGGCTCCCTGAACACTACCCTGCACCTTTCCAATGAGCAGGAGCGTGGCGACTGGCCTGGCGATGGTCCCAAGCCCCCTGAATCCTATTCCCACCACAAAGCACACGGCCGCAGCAAGCACCTGTCCGGCTCCAATGTGAGCTTCAGCAGGGACACAGAGGGTGGTGAAGAAGAGCCCAGCaag ACCCAGCCTGGGCTGGAGGGCGAGCCCTACGAAGCAGAGGACTTTGTGTGCGACTACCACTTGGAGATGCTTAGCCTGTCTCAGGACCAGCAGAACCCCTCCTGCATTCAGTTCGATGACTCCAACTGGCAGCTCCACCTTACCTCCCTCAAGCCCCTAGGCCTCAACGTGCTGCTGAACTTGTGCAACGCCAGTGTCACGGAGCGGCTGTGCCGGTTCTCGGACCACCTGTGCAACATTGCCCTGCAGGAGAGCCACAGCGCCGTGCTGCCCGTGCACGTGCCCTGGGGCCTCTGCGAGCTCGCCCGCCTCATTG GCTTCACTCCTGGGGCCAAGGAGCTCTTCAAGCAGGAGAACCACTTGGCACTCTACCGCCTCCCCAGTGCTGAGATGGTGAAGGAGACCTCACTGGGGAGGCTCTCCTGTGTCACCAAGCGGCGCCCCCCCCTCAGCCACATGATCAGCCTCTTCATCAAGGACACCACCACCA GCACAGAACAGATGCTGTCCCACGGCACAGCTGACGTGGTCTTGGAGGCCTGCACAGACTTCTGGGATGGAGCTGACATCTACCCTCTTTCGGGTTCTGACAG GAAGAAAGTGCTGGATTTCTACCAGCGAGCCTGCCTGTCTGGTTACTGCTCTGCCTTCGCCTACAAGCCCATGAGCTGCGCCCTCTCCTCTCAGCTCAATGGCAAGTGCATCGAGCTGGTGCAGGCGCCTGGCCAGAGCAGCATCTTCACCATGTGCGAGCTTCCCAGCACCGTCCCCATCAAGCTGAGCACCCGCCGCAACAGCTGGAGCTCTGATG AAGGGATCGGGGAGGTGCTGGAGAAGGAAGACTGCATGCAGGCCCTGAGCGGCCAGATCTTCATGGGCATGGTGTCCTCCCAGTACCAGGCCCGGCTGGACATCGTGCGCCTCATTGACGGGCTGGTCAATGCCTGCATCCGCTTCGTCTACTTCTCTTTGGAGGATGAGCTCAAAAGCAAG GTGTTTGCAGAAAAGATGGGCCTGGAGACGGGCTGGAACTGCCACATCTCCCTCACACCGAATGGTGACATGCCTGGCTCTGAGATCCCCCCATCCAGCCCCAGCCATGCTGGCTCCCTGCATGATGACCTGAATCAGG TTTCCCGAGATGATGCAGAAGGGCTCCTCCTGATGGAAGAGGAAGGTCACTCAGACCTCATTAGCTTCCAGCCTACGGACAGCGACCTCCCCAGCTTCCTGGAGGACTGCAACCGG GCCAAGCTGCCCCGGGGCATCCACCAGGTGCGGCCCCACCTGCAGAACATTGACAATGTGCCCTTGCTTGTGCCTCTCTTCACAGACTGTACCCCCGAGA CCATGTGCGAGATGATCAAGATCATGCAGGAGTACGGGGAGGTGACCTGCTGCCTGGGTAGCTCTGCCAACCTGCGGAACAGCTGCCTTTTCCTCCAGAGTGACATCAG CATTGCCCTGGACCCCCTGTATCCGTCCCGCTGCTCCTGGGAGACCTTTGGCTACGCCACAAGCACCAGCATGGCCCAGGCCTCGGACGGCCTTTCTCCCCTGCACCTCTCGGGACAGCTCAAcagcctgccctgctctctgaCCTTTCGCCAAGAGGAGACCATCAGCATCATCCGGCTCATCGAGCAG GCTCGGCACGCCACCTACGGCATTCGCAAGTGCTTCCTCTTCCTGCTGCAATGCCAGTTGACTCTTGTGGTCATCCAG TTCCTCTCTTGCCTAGTCCAGCTGCCACCACTCCTGAGTACCACTGACATCCTGTGGCTGTCCTGCTTTTGCTACCCTCTGCTCAG CATCTCTCTGCTGGGGAAGCCCCCGCATAGCTCCATCATGTCTATGGCAACAGGGAAAAATCTTCAGTCCATTCCTAAGAAG ACCCAGCATTACTTCCTGCTCTGCTTCTTGCTCAAGTTCAGCCTCACCATCAGCTCGTGCCTTATCTGCTTTGGCTTCACACTGCAGAGCTTCTGTGACAGCTCCCGGGCCCGCAACCTTACCAACTGCTCCTCCATCATGCTGCCCAG CCGTGCCGACACAGCTCCAGCCTGGTTTGATGACTTTGCCAATGGGCTGCTGACAGCTCAGAAACTCGCCGCTGCCCTGACTGTCCTGCACACCG TCTTCATTTCTATCACCCATGTGCATCGCACCAAGCCCCTGTGGAGAAAGAGCCCCTTGACGAATCTCTGGTGGGCTGTGACAGTGCCCGTGGT GCTGCTGGGGCAGGTGGTCCAGACGGCGGTGGACCTGCAGCTATGGACGCACAGGGATAGCCGCATCCACTTTGGCCTGGAGGATGTGCCTCTGCTGACTTGGCTCTTAGGCTGCCTCTCCCTGGTCCTTGTGGTGGTCACCAATGAGATCGTAAAACTGCATGAAATTCG AGTCCGGGTCCGCTACCAGAAGCGACAGAAGCTGCAGTTTGAAACCAAGCTGGGCATGAATTCTCCTTTCTGA